The Lathyrus oleraceus cultivar Zhongwan6 chromosome 5, CAAS_Psat_ZW6_1.0, whole genome shotgun sequence genome includes the window TTTCCATCTCATTATGAATAAATGCACATTTCACCCAAATTTTCTAACATCCACCACAATACCCAATTTAATGGTTTCACACATGTTGAAGAATTCAAGTCACAACTAAACTTTTCAAACTCTTGGTTACATTCATATAAGTCAGTGAGTTCATATACCATTCACTTACACCAAGACGAAATACAAGATTTAATTCCACTTCAATACATTAATTATTCTAATTTCCATTAGGTTACAATGATTTACAAGTTAGAAACCATTTCCATCTACAAAATTACATGATTAAAGCAATTTCAATTCACAATTTATTACAAGAAAAATTACAATTCCTACAGAAATGCTAATCCCACGGTATTCCAAGTACGACATTCCAAAACTCGCACTTCCAAACACTTCGAAGCGCAAGCAACCAATCCATAAAACATTCCAATTCAAGTAGAGAAAAGATTTCATATTTCAGAAAACAGCTTCACATCTTGACCATTTCGTTTCCATGTCCCAATATCTATGAAATGCCAAGACCTGCATAAAACCAACCCATTAGTATTCATACAAGACTCATTTCAAGCATCATAACAACATATTGCATACATTCCATAAAATGGCACTAACTTCCATTTCTAAACTAAATAACTTGGCTCAGTATTTCATTACATATAGTGAATTGACTCTTAATCAATTACAGTTGTAGACCTAATCAATGTTTACATATAAAAGTCATTAATAACAACCTAACTTAGCATACTGACATAGCAATAATCAACATCAACTAACAGGAAACTTTTCTAACACAAAATAACGATGCCGACATTCATAACAGGGTTCCAATATAGCTTGCAATTCTTCCTATCCAACTTACACTTTTTTAACAAAATAACACAACATAATTTCCACTTCACATTAACTAACAGATTTCATTCCAATCAGCTAATTAATTTCATTTCAAAGCATTGTACACTTCATTTGGATTTCAACTAACAACTCATTTGCATTTGTAACTAACTACTAACCAATTGATAATTTCAAGTTAATTTTCATCTCAACCTGTCACTAACAGCATGTGCATTTCAAAAGGGAAGAGTGAATTGAATTGTTCATTTCATTTGAACTTAACTCTAACTGAATTCTGACTTCTGACTAActaatttcaacatgaattttcGACTTAATTTCGCATTGAATTTCATAACAGATTTTTTTCAATTAATCAACAGAACCTCATAATATAATTATCAACTAACCTAACAGTCTAACTAACTGACTAATTGCCCGAAGGTCTGCCCGAATCGGTTAAGATGAATGCTCTATATAAACACCTCAAGCCTCCTTCTGAGAGAGATTTTTTCACACCCATCTTATCGTTCTTCACACCAatcttcttcttcaccttcaATCTTCTTCACCCTAACCTGTTTCTTCAACCGAGAACTCCAATTCCCTCCAATTGCAGAACAAAACAGCACCTGCAATCACCCTGAACAAGGACCTGCAACCACCTATAACAGAATTGAGCAGAGCATGTTAACAGAGGGAGAAAGGCCTAACAGGATAGAGAAAAGAGTATAAGAAGACACCTCAATCATTGGCTTGGGGCGGTTTTTTGGAGGCTTCTTCTCAGATTCCAACTTTCACTCTCAGACCGAATCCTTCCCAACCTGCATCTTCTTCCTCAAGCATATGTGCGTTCGAACCCTTCCATCACTGTCTTCATCAAGATCACAGAATAAGTCATACACAACAGAAGTAAGAGATCCGCAACAAGGAATCACGTACTTGAGGAGCGTGAAACGCAGAGTGTTGTTCGTCGGCGCCGACTCCAGAAGACCACCGCGTTAAAGATCCAATCTAGTAAGTTCTTTCTCTTCATCTACTGAAATGCATATGAGACGCTATTCTAACCGATTGATAATCAGGTAACGCACTTGAGTTATGCTTCAAACTTAACACTTTTTATGAATAGaacaataaaaaaaaaaaagtatgTTGGAAATGGAGACAATGCCAAAAATTTCAAAACATATTGATGTTATCAGAAAGCTGAGTATTTAATAACATTTGAGCACACTATTTAAACATCATAGTGTTATTCAATTTCTCTGTGCACAGGAATTACAGTTACAataaaaatgctaaaaaaaactAACTCTTACACGTGCAATGAAGCACTCGCACGTGCATCAGAATGCCGTTAGCGAAACATTTTTTCTAAACTTATCACAAGGCGGCGACGGTAACGGCAAAGGTACATTACGCATCGGCGAAGGCGGTTTCAACCGCTGAAAATAATCCACAATATTCACACCGCCCTTTCCATCAGAAAAGGTGATTTCATCTCTGGACGGAATGAACGGCGGCCGCACCACCTTCGTCAACATTTCCCAATTAACCCCTCTGAAGAACCCGTGCTCTTTGATCTCAATAGCACCACGTTTATAACCCAATCTCTTCGTAGGAACCTTCTCCAACAATTTCTCTATCAGATCCGTCAACTCTGTCCTTTTCCCAACGAACTCCGGCGACTTCGTCAGAACATTTCTAAACGTTTCCTTCCGATTCTTCCCCTTGAACGGTGTTCTACCGTATAACATTTCGTATGTCAGAATCCCCAGCGCCCACCAATCAACAGAAAACTCATGACCATCGCCGTGAACAACCTCTGGCGAAACGTATTCCTCTGTTCCAACGAACGAGTTCGACCGTTCGCCGTTTGAGAAACTCTGTTTCTGACGGCTCACTGGGCTAACTCTTGCTGACATTGTCTTCTTCAAACTCAATCCATTCATCCGGTGATGATAATACTGAGAAGATTCCTTTGGAAGAAGTTGGATCCAGCGAGAGAAGTTCCGTCGGTGTTTTCTGGAAGCTTGTTGAACCTTCGAATCAGGCAAAGACAATGTTGAAACAATCTTATTATCGGTTTTGTGTTTGAGTTTTCGAGATAGATCGAAATCGGTGAGGGTAACGTGGCCGGAACGCTGGATAAGGACATTTTCGGGTTTTAAGTCACGGTAAGCGATGCCCATGGAATGAAGGTGGTCGAGAGCGCAGATGATTTCAGCCAGGTAGAATCGAATAACAGTGGGAGAGAAAACGCGGTCCTGTTGGTGGTAACGGAGGACATTGAGATCACCACCTGGACAATAGGGTAGGGCCCATGCAAGAAATTGTGGCGATTCGTATATGCCTATAATGGAAGGGAGAAAAGGGTGGGAGAGCGTTGACAGAACTTGGATTTCCCAACGGGCACGGCGTTCGGCGTCGAGTTTGGCGTGCATGGAGGTTTTGTCGACGACTTTAAGGGCCAAgaggttgttgttgttattgttggTTGTGGGGTGGCGGATGAGGAAGACAGTGCCCATGGCACCTTTACCTAGGATTTTGAGGGCTTTAAGGTTGTTAAGGTCTAGCTCCAACAATGGTGGAGCTGAATCCATTTTCGTTTTAATGGAAGGAAAGGAGAGAAATGAAGGTGGAAGGATTAGGAAGAAATATGGTTTTGTTGGTTGGTATATGGTTTTTTATAGCTTTTTCTTTCTTTTGGGTTTTGCTTTTTTATGCTTTTTCTTATTGTATTTGTTTAAGGATATTTCTATCTTATTTTTCTACGAATTCTTAACTATACAATATGAACAATTTTACTAGAAAAACGCTAAAAGGTTTATTTTGTCTAGTTAAAGAAAATCTCAAATAATTGATTAACTTTTGTAAATGTTTTTTTTAATAGTCTCTTgtccttttctttttttaatatCCCTTATATAGGCTCATTCCTCACCTTTTAATATCAATATTCTTGTAATCGACCATTTTATCTATTAGGGGTTATTTTGGTATCTTAACCACATAATTGCATGTTCTCTTAGGGATTTTTGACATAGATTTTTTAATCAACTTTGAATAACCATTAACATGATCCCTTAGAATAGTTTGATTAACTATATCCGTTAGATTAGGTTCTAACCTAAAGATTCTAAATCAAATCAAACCCTCTGATTTAAATTGATTAAAAGCAAGTTTGATCAATTAagtcctttgaacttgtataatcccacagtctaaattgagtgaccaaaagacccttgatcacttaataagacttttcttctaagctgtggagctcgaagccccaagtcaagatcttcaatcaaggcatcctcagtcacatcaagcagcggattatacaagataaatcaaaggtcaacacttggtaaatacgattcaatttgtacgaaacgagccttaagcaataggGAATGACGAGACGGAGTCTCTCCTATCCtcgtctagagcgactttgcgtatggggcgtatgccccaaatattcaaagcgtccgcccttattcatagactttagtgcaatacgaatcgattaaactaccaagtctttTTCATACAAAGTCAACATCAATGCAAGGATCAACAAGGAAGATTCTTCACCAACAACTTGTCAGTCAAGAGAAGTATCATACCctacgagccttaagtaatagggaatgacgagatggagtctctcctatcctcgtgtagagcgactttgcgtatggggcatatgccccaaatattcaaagtgtttgcccttattcatagactttagtgtgattcttatcaaacGATTGTCAAGTCTCTTATTAATTCATTCTCCATTCTATTTAGTTCTATTTGATCATTCAATCATTATTTTGCCTCCGATCATCCTtgctttcagccctagtgggctgaaccacgaaagctttgatttccttattgcaatataaggatacgtaggcaggagaatccagattcttcgcgagctatcttatttatcaatttaccatatttaatcaatccttattcATTCACCAATCgataccatctttttgagatcaaatatcaTTTTCCTTGGTTTCCATGTTCATCCTTGTAGAACGCCTAATGAATAGTCtgccttgtgaaccaagagttgtttggattgtTCCCAAACATTTAATTTGATGTGACATGAGTGGGTATGCCTAGTTTCCTCCACGTCATAGTTAATACCTCTTTCGCTCTTCCGTTCaaagtttattccttcatggatccaagatagTATTCTTCTTTGATCTCGAATTATTTGTTTCCCAACAAGTGATACATTCTCCCTTGCATCCAACAATACTTTCTTGCGGGTCTCATACTCATCCTTGTAGGACACCTAATGAACAGTCCGCCTTGTGAACTAAGAGTTGTTTGTGCTATGCAATCAAACATTTAATTCAATCC containing:
- the LOC127085842 gene encoding serine/threonine-protein kinase UCNL, with protein sequence MDSAPPLLELDLNNLKALKILGKGAMGTVFLIRHPTTNNNNNNLLALKVVDKTSMHAKLDAERRARWEIQVLSTLSHPFLPSIIGIYESPQFLAWALPYCPGGDLNVLRYHQQDRVFSPTVIRFYLAEIICALDHLHSMGIAYRDLKPENVLIQRSGHVTLTDFDLSRKLKHKTDNKIVSTLSLPDSKVQQASRKHRRNFSRWIQLLPKESSQYYHHRMNGLSLKKTMSARVSPVSRQKQSFSNGERSNSFVGTEEYVSPEVVHGDGHEFSVDWWALGILTYEMLYGRTPFKGKNRKETFRNVLTKSPEFVGKRTELTDLIEKLLEKVPTKRLGYKRGAIEIKEHGFFRGVNWEMLTKVVRPPFIPSRDEITFSDGKGGVNIVDYFQRLKPPSPMRNVPLPLPSPPCDKFRKNVSLTAF